The genomic window AGTGGCAGACTTCAGACCTTCTTCTCCCGGAAGACCACGTGCTTCTTGGCGACGGGGTCGTACTTTTTGAGTTCCAGCTTGGCCTGGGTGTTGCGGCGGTTCTTGGTGGTCGTGTAGTAAAAGCCCGTGCCAGCACTGCTTTCCATCTTCACGATGATG from Deinococcus radiodurans R1 = ATCC 13939 = DSM 20539 includes these protein-coding regions:
- the rpmG gene encoding 50S ribosomal protein L33; the encoded protein is MAKDGPRIIVKMESSAGTGFYYTTTKNRRNTQAKLELKKYDPVAKKHVVFREKKV